One window of Camelina sativa cultivar DH55 chromosome 4, Cs, whole genome shotgun sequence genomic DNA carries:
- the LOC104780559 gene encoding endochitinase At2g43590-like, producing the protein MAFTEISLVLFLCLLGPSRGARTPTPSGDGWVRNTVTQEFFNNIINQADNGCTGKKFYTRNSFIAAADSFPDFTTSVTKREIAAMFAHFTHETGHFCYIKRRYRQSRPYCNHPAEQIDCITPPPGKGYCKHPEDYPDCASPPAGKGYFGGGQSLRSAYRRFPPRRPYCNHPAEQRDCIPPPEGKGYFRLGQSFSLHFLRQSELVASNPTVTFRTGLRLWIKNVRPVLNQGFGATIRAISGMECNGGNSRAVDARIGYYRAYCGQLGVDPGPNLSC; encoded by the exons atgGCTTTCACAGAAATTTCCTTAGTCCTTTTCCTTTGCCTCTTAGGTCCTTCTAGAGGTGCTAGAACCCCAACCCCAAGCGGTGACGGATGGGTCCGTAACACTGTGACACAAGAGTTCTTTAACAACATTATAAACCAAGCGGACAATGGCTGCACAGGGAAAAAGTTCTACACCCGCAACTCTTTCATTGCTGCTGCTGATAGTTTCCCCGACTTTACTACTTCTGTTACAAAACGTGAAATTGCTGCCATGTTTGCTCATTTCACTCACGAGACCGGac ACTTCTGCTACATAAAAAGAAGATACCGACAGTCACGGCCTTACTGCAACCATCCTGCAGAACAAATAGATTGTATAACGCCGCCGCCGGGAAAAGGCTACTGCAAACATCCAGAAGATTATCCAGACTGTGCATCGCCGCCGGCGGGAAAAGGCTACTTCGGTGGTGGTCAGAGTCTTAGGTCCGCATACAGAAGATTTCCACCGAGAAGGCCCTACTGCAACCATCCCGCAGAGCAAAGAGACTGTATACCGCCGCCGGAGGGCAAAGGCTACTTCCGTCTTGGTCAGAGTTTCAGTCTTCACTTTCTACGCCAGTCTGAGCTTGTGGCTAGCAACCCAACTGTAACTTTCCGGACGGGCTTGCGGCTTTGGATCAAGAACGTAAGGCCGGTGCTGAACCAAGGGTTTGGAGCCACCATAAGAGCCATCAGTGGAATGGAATGTAACGGTGGGAATTCACGTGCGGTCGACGCAAGGATTGGCTACTACAGAGCATATTGTGGACAGCTTGGTGTGGATCCTGGTCCTAACCTTAGTTGCTAA